Below is a genomic region from Pseudazoarcus pumilus.
GCGAACATCCTCGACCGCCTGTTCTTCAGCCTGCAGCTGGCTTTTCGCTTCGTGCCCGGCTCGATGGCGATCGCCGCGCTGGCGACCTGCGCGATGTTCGCCACGGCGACCGGTATCGTCGGTGCAGTGGTGACGCTGATGGGTCTGCTCGCCTTTCCGGCGATGATCAAGGCCGGCTACGACAAGAGGTTGTCTGCAGGTGTCATCGCTGCCGGCGGTACGCTGGGCATCCTGATTCCGCCTTCCATCATGCTCATCGTCTACAGCGCGACCGCTGGCGTTTCGGTCGTCAAGCTGTACGCGGCCGCGCTGATTCCGGGCATGCTGCTCGCGAGCCTGTACGGGGCCTACATCATCTCGCGGGTGCTGATCAACCCTTCACTGGCGCCCAAGCTCACGCGTGAGCAGACGGAAGGGGTGTCCGTGTTGCAGGTCATCTTGCTGATGTTGCAGGCGGTGGTGCCGCTGGCGACGCTGATCCTCGCGGTGCTGGGTTCCATCCTGTTCGGGTTGGCGACGCCGACCGAGGCGGCTGCGATTGGCGCGGCGGGTGCGGCGCTGCTGGCCGCCGCCTACCGGGCGATGACCTGGAACCGGCTCAAGGAAGCGGTGTTCCTGACCGCGCGCACGACGGCGATGGTGTGCTGGCTGTTCGTCGGCTCCTGGACCTTCTCG
It encodes:
- a CDS encoding TRAP transporter large permease encodes the protein MTDPQVAILMLGAFIFIILLGFPIAFTLIAMGVGFGYYAYFTPDQAFFDNRVFYLLTQNTFSVMNNDVLTAIPLFLFMGYMVERANILDRLFFSLQLAFRFVPGSMAIAALATCAMFATATGIVGAVVTLMGLLAFPAMIKAGYDKRLSAGVIAAGGTLGILIPPSIMLIVYSATAGVSVVKLYAAALIPGMLLASLYGAYIISRVLINPSLAPKLTREQTEGVSVLQVILLMLQAVVPLATLILAVLGSILFGLATPTEAAAIGAAGAALLAAAYRAMTWNRLKEAVFLTARTTAMVCWLFVGSWTFSSVFSYLGGEHLIKEFVLGLDLNTITFLLLAQLIIFILGWPLEWSEIIIIFVPIFLPLLPHFDVDPLFFGILIALNLQTSFLTPPMAMAAYYLKGVVPRGSIELVEIFKGCMPFLMLVFLSMALVYIFPQLVYWLPDLFYGN